A genomic stretch from Mycobacterium malmoense includes:
- a CDS encoding PE family protein translates to MTGLTIQPQLLAGAATDVSEIGSAISAARATAAAPTTSLVAAAEDEVSALTASLFGAYGQEYQALLQRATAFHDEFVAALSAAGNAYAGAETAASNALGSLEADTFSLLGGTTSAVSATRVAAPIIQALSGQATTVTVVMGASGYPIPATDYINQLTMLFVKPFYTVGTAMGLATPEGLYPLTGVKDLTLDISLARGLTILNNQIQSLVSSGTNTINVFGYSQSAIIASLEMQVLNPTNTPGGSLLPPGVGLNFSLIGDPANPNGGLLSRFPGLSLPSLGLTFGTATPDNSFPTQIFTIEYDGFADFPQYPINFLSDLNAFMGIVELHGTYPYYTLDQINSAIQLTNTVGNPLTQYFILPTQNLPLLDPVRAIPVIGNPIADLVQPDLKVLVDLGYGSTSQGWSPDPPNVPTPFGVIPPVSPGAVLAALAGGTQQGIGAFTGDISAGIAGIPSLSPPSLASITGSIGTGGPYPLPTGLTSALSSPDSFIAALQSANSRITNALTDAGSTAYSTLLPTADIVTALFTSVPSYDANLFLDGVQQVINGDPTGGLIYAFGAPVAADVALATLGGGFEFRVFEHAADTIVADLNSLA, encoded by the coding sequence ATGACGGGCTTGACTATTCAGCCGCAATTGCTGGCGGGGGCCGCGACGGATGTGTCGGAGATCGGTTCGGCAATCAGCGCGGCCAGAGCGACCGCCGCCGCACCGACAACCAGCCTGGTGGCGGCGGCCGAAGACGAGGTGTCGGCGCTCACCGCGTCCCTGTTCGGTGCGTACGGCCAGGAATACCAGGCGCTGCTCCAGCGGGCGACGGCATTCCACGACGAGTTCGTTGCGGCGTTGTCCGCGGCCGGTAACGCCTATGCCGGCGCCGAAACCGCGGCGTCGAATGCGCTGGGTTCCCTGGAAGCGGACACCTTTTCGCTGCTCGGCGGCACCACCTCGGCGGTGAGCGCGACCCGGGTCGCGGCTCCGATAATCCAGGCGCTGTCCGGCCAGGCCACGACCGTCACCGTCGTCATGGGCGCCAGCGGATACCCGATACCGGCGACCGATTACATCAACCAGCTCACCATGTTGTTCGTCAAGCCCTTTTACACCGTGGGCACCGCGATGGGCCTCGCCACGCCCGAGGGCCTGTATCCGCTCACCGGCGTCAAGGACCTGACCCTCGACATATCACTCGCCCGAGGCCTCACGATCCTGAACAACCAGATTCAGTCGTTGGTCAGCTCGGGCACAAACACGATCAACGTCTTCGGCTACTCGCAGAGCGCGATCATCGCCTCGCTGGAGATGCAGGTGCTCAACCCCACCAACACGCCGGGCGGAAGCCTGCTGCCCCCCGGTGTCGGCCTGAATTTCTCGCTGATCGGTGACCCGGCGAACCCCAACGGCGGCCTGCTCTCACGCTTCCCGGGCTTGAGCCTGCCGAGCCTGGGCCTGACGTTCGGCACCGCGACTCCAGACAATTCCTTCCCGACCCAGATTTTCACGATCGAATACGACGGCTTCGCCGACTTCCCGCAATACCCCATCAACTTCCTGTCCGACCTCAACGCCTTTATGGGGATCGTCGAGCTGCACGGAACGTATCCGTATTACACACTCGATCAGATCAATTCGGCTATCCAACTGACGAACACGGTGGGCAATCCGCTGACCCAGTACTTCATCCTGCCAACCCAGAATCTGCCGCTTTTGGATCCGGTGCGGGCGATACCGGTCATCGGTAACCCCATCGCGGACCTGGTCCAACCCGACTTGAAAGTCCTGGTCGACCTGGGCTACGGCAGCACCAGCCAGGGCTGGTCGCCTGACCCGCCCAATGTTCCCACGCCGTTCGGGGTGATCCCGCCCGTCAGCCCGGGAGCCGTCCTTGCCGCCCTGGCCGGCGGAACCCAGCAGGGAATCGGCGCCTTCACCGGCGACATCAGCGCCGGGATCGCCGGGATCCCGTCTCTCTCACCGCCCAGCCTGGCCTCGATCACGGGATCGATCGGGACCGGCGGGCCCTATCCCCTGCCCACAGGACTGACGTCGGCGCTGTCCTCGCCCGACAGCTTCATCGCCGCCCTGCAGTCGGCCAACAGCCGAATCACCAACGCGCTCACGGACGCCGGCTCGACGGCTTATTCGACCCTGCTTCCGACGGCCGACATCGTGACGGCATTGTTTACCTCTGTGCCGTCCTATGACGCCAACCTCTTCCTGGACGGGGTGCAGCAGGTGATCAATGGCGACCCCACCGGGGGACTGATCTATGCATTCGGCGCTCCGGTGGCCGCCGACGTCGCATTGGCCACGCTCGGAGGCGGTTTCGAATTCCGCGTTTTCGAGCACGCGGCTGACACGATTGTCGCCGACTTGAACAGTCTCGCCTAA
- a CDS encoding SDR family oxidoreductase, with protein MPGVQDRVIVVTGAGGGLGREYALTLAREGASVVVNDLGGARDGTGAGHNMADHVVAEIKDAGGRAAASYDSVASEEGAANIIKTALDEFGAVHGVVSNAGILRDGTFHKMTYENWDAVLKVHLYGGYNVLRAAWPHFREQSYGRVVVATSTSGLFGNFGQTNYGAAKLGLVGLINTLALEGAKYNIHANAVAPIAATRMTQDILPPEVLEKLTPEFVAPVVAYLCTEENPNNGSVFVVGGGKVQRVALFENDGANFDKPPSVQDIAAHWTEITDLSAAQKAGFKL; from the coding sequence ATGCCCGGAGTGCAGGATCGTGTCATCGTCGTCACCGGAGCCGGCGGGGGACTGGGCCGCGAATACGCCCTCACCCTCGCCCGCGAGGGCGCCAGCGTCGTCGTCAACGACCTCGGCGGAGCCCGCGACGGCACCGGCGCCGGACACAACATGGCCGACCATGTCGTCGCCGAAATCAAGGACGCGGGCGGCCGCGCGGCCGCCAGCTACGACAGCGTCGCTAGCGAAGAGGGCGCGGCCAACATCATCAAGACCGCGCTCGACGAGTTCGGCGCCGTGCACGGCGTGGTCAGCAACGCCGGCATCCTGCGCGACGGCACCTTCCACAAGATGACGTATGAGAACTGGGACGCCGTGCTCAAGGTGCACCTCTACGGCGGGTACAACGTGCTGCGCGCGGCCTGGCCGCACTTCCGCGAGCAGAGCTACGGCCGGGTCGTCGTCGCCACGTCGACCAGCGGGCTGTTCGGCAACTTCGGCCAGACCAACTACGGGGCCGCCAAGCTCGGTCTCGTCGGCCTGATCAACACGCTGGCCCTGGAGGGCGCCAAGTACAACATCCACGCCAACGCGGTCGCGCCGATCGCGGCGACCAGGATGACGCAGGACATCTTGCCCCCCGAGGTGCTGGAGAAGCTCACCCCCGAGTTCGTCGCTCCGGTGGTGGCCTACCTATGCACCGAGGAAAACCCCAACAACGGCTCGGTTTTCGTCGTCGGCGGCGGCAAGGTGCAGCGGGTCGCGCTGTTCGAGAACGACGGGGCCAACTTCGACAAGCCGCCGTCAGTGCAGGACATCGCCGCGCACTGGACCGAGATCACCGACCTCTCGGCCGCGCAAAAGGCCGGCTTCAAGCTGTAG
- a CDS encoding PE family protein — MTSLITQPQLLATAAADASAIGSALNEAKAAAAGPTTSLVAAAEDEVSAITATFFGTYGQEYQALLQQAAVFHEQFVATLTAAGNAYTQAEAEIAGTLGLAGGATANPVFAAVTQGADPSVVANLIMTGSGTATPSMAYLQSVAGLYLQDFTGPLQAVSTAEGLYPFTGVKDLTLDISLARGVTELDNAINLAIQPGTSQAVSILGYSQSSIIASLEMPKLLAEGFTNGTGGSPVQAFFTLLGDPANPNGGLLSRFPDLSLPSLGVTFGASTPSNDFPTTIWTLEYDGFADFPQYPIDFLSDLNALAGIVFIHGTYPHLTQAILDTAFQLPQSGAPSMTTYNMIPTTNLPLLEPLRAIPLIGNPLADLVQPDLTYLVNWGYGNPAYGFSTGPANVQTPFGFLPPLSATTALGPDLISGAQQGFGAFVGDLSSLTPTSLPALSLTSLLAGAGSSGAALPLAAPASIPSTINSIISSIQSANSNIVGTLTTDFSTAYATLLPTADIGTALAVSLPSYDVNLFLNGISQAINGQPIQGLINAFGDPIAANVGLSTLAGGFELITVENALDTILTGTPNPGPN; from the coding sequence ATGACGAGCTTGATCACCCAGCCACAGCTCTTGGCCACGGCCGCCGCGGATGCTTCGGCAATTGGTTCGGCGCTCAACGAGGCCAAGGCCGCCGCCGCCGGCCCGACAACCAGCCTGGTGGCGGCGGCCGAAGACGAGGTGTCGGCGATCACCGCGACGTTTTTCGGCACGTACGGCCAGGAGTACCAGGCGCTCCTCCAACAGGCGGCCGTATTCCACGAGCAGTTCGTTGCGACGCTGACCGCCGCCGGAAACGCTTACACGCAAGCCGAAGCCGAGATCGCCGGCACGCTCGGGCTCGCCGGCGGTGCCACGGCCAACCCGGTATTCGCGGCGGTAACGCAGGGGGCGGACCCGAGCGTCGTCGCCAACCTAATCATGACCGGCAGCGGCACCGCGACACCGTCGATGGCCTACCTGCAAAGCGTCGCCGGCCTCTACTTGCAGGATTTCACGGGACCTCTCCAGGCCGTGTCCACGGCCGAGGGGTTGTATCCGTTCACCGGTGTCAAAGACCTGACCTTAGACATATCCCTGGCCCGCGGCGTCACCGAGCTGGACAACGCCATCAACCTGGCGATCCAGCCCGGCACCAGCCAGGCCGTTTCCATTCTCGGGTACTCGCAGAGCTCGATCATCGCCTCGCTGGAAATGCCGAAACTCCTCGCCGAGGGCTTTACAAACGGAACGGGCGGGTCGCCGGTCCAGGCGTTCTTCACCCTGCTCGGTGATCCCGCCAATCCCAACGGCGGCCTGCTTTCGCGCTTCCCCGACCTGAGCCTCCCCAGCCTCGGTGTCACATTCGGCGCCTCGACGCCGAGCAATGACTTCCCGACCACCATCTGGACGCTCGAATACGACGGCTTCGCCGACTTCCCGCAATACCCGATCGACTTCCTCTCCGACCTCAACGCCCTTGCGGGCATCGTGTTCATACACGGCACCTACCCGCACCTGACGCAAGCGATACTCGACACGGCCTTCCAATTGCCGCAGTCCGGGGCGCCGTCCATGACCACCTACAACATGATTCCCACCACGAACCTGCCGCTGCTCGAGCCGCTGCGTGCCATCCCGCTCATCGGCAACCCGCTCGCGGACCTGGTGCAACCGGATCTGACATATCTCGTGAACTGGGGCTACGGCAACCCGGCGTACGGCTTCTCGACCGGACCTGCCAACGTGCAGACGCCGTTCGGGTTCTTGCCGCCGCTGAGCGCGACCACGGCCCTGGGGCCCGACTTGATCAGCGGCGCCCAGCAGGGATTCGGCGCCTTCGTCGGCGACCTGTCCTCCCTGACACCGACGTCGCTGCCCGCCCTGTCGCTGACGAGCCTGCTTGCGGGAGCCGGATCGTCGGGTGCCGCACTGCCCCTGGCCGCCCCGGCGTCCATACCATCCACCATCAACAGCATCATCTCGAGCATCCAGTCGGCGAACAGCAACATCGTCGGCACCCTGACGACCGACTTCTCGACCGCCTACGCGACGCTGCTTCCGACGGCGGACATCGGTACGGCCCTTGCCGTTTCGCTTCCGTCGTATGACGTCAACCTGTTCCTGAACGGGATCTCGCAGGCGATCAACGGCCAACCCATTCAGGGACTCATCAATGCGTTCGGCGATCCGATCGCGGCCAACGTCGGCCTGAGCACGCTCGCGGGCGGTTTCGAACTCATAACCGTCGAGAATGCGCTCGACACGATCTTGACCGGGACACCGAACCCGGGCCCCAACTGA
- a CDS encoding NADPH:quinone oxidoreductase family protein: MKACVVQELSGPDGMVYTDIDDVSDGNHVVIDVRAAGVCFPDLLLSKGEYQLKLPPPFVPGMEASGVVRSAPAGSSFHVGERVSAFGILGAYAEQVAVPVPNVMRSPAELDDAEAVSLLVNYNTMYFALARRAAMRPGDTVLVLGAAGGVGTAAIQVAKAMGAKKVLGVVHREAAADYVASLGADFVVPLSDGWADRVREHTHGRGVDIVVDPIGGSAFDDAIRVLAVDGKLLVIGFAAGGIPTVKVNRLLLRNVSVIGVAWGEYLNKVPGSAALFSWGLSQLVFLGLRPPPPQRYPLSEGQAALQSLADGGVLGKLVLEP; encoded by the coding sequence ATGAAAGCCTGTGTGGTACAAGAGCTGTCCGGGCCGGACGGCATGGTGTACACCGATATCGACGACGTCAGCGACGGTAACCACGTCGTCATAGACGTTCGCGCCGCCGGGGTTTGCTTTCCGGACTTGCTGCTGAGCAAGGGCGAGTACCAGCTGAAGTTGCCGCCGCCGTTCGTGCCCGGAATGGAAGCCTCGGGCGTGGTGCGTTCCGCGCCCGCGGGATCGAGTTTCCATGTAGGCGAGCGGGTTTCGGCGTTCGGAATCCTGGGAGCCTACGCCGAGCAGGTGGCCGTTCCGGTGCCTAACGTGATGCGCAGTCCCGCGGAACTCGATGACGCCGAAGCGGTTTCGTTGTTGGTGAACTACAACACCATGTATTTCGCGCTGGCTCGCCGCGCCGCGATGCGGCCGGGCGACACGGTGCTGGTGCTGGGTGCCGCCGGCGGGGTGGGCACCGCGGCGATCCAGGTCGCCAAGGCGATGGGCGCGAAAAAGGTGCTGGGCGTGGTGCACCGGGAGGCCGCGGCCGATTATGTCGCCTCGCTCGGCGCCGACTTCGTGGTGCCGCTGTCCGACGGCTGGGCCGACCGGGTGCGTGAGCACACCCACGGACGCGGGGTGGACATCGTCGTCGACCCCATCGGGGGTTCCGCCTTCGACGACGCGATCCGGGTCCTGGCGGTCGACGGCAAGCTGCTCGTGATCGGCTTCGCCGCGGGCGGTATCCCCACCGTCAAGGTCAACCGGCTGCTGCTGCGCAACGTCAGCGTGATCGGTGTCGCGTGGGGCGAGTACCTCAACAAGGTCCCCGGTTCGGCGGCGTTGTTCTCCTGGGGGCTAAGCCAACTGGTTTTCCTGGGGCTGAGACCGCCTCCGCCCCAACGCTATCCGTTGTCGGAGGGCCAGGCCGCGTTGCAGAGCCTGGCCGACGGCGGTGTGCTCGGCAAGCTCGTGCTCGAACCGTAG
- a CDS encoding aldehyde dehydrogenase family protein, which produces MTTESVAPKTSESTGGSPAAAPVDIAATVARLRKTFATGRTRDIEWRKRQLLQLQKLMEDNEAAIGAALADDLDRNPFEAYIADVATTAGEAKYAAKRVRRWARRRYQLLELPQLPGRGWIEYEPYGTVLIIGAWNYPFYLTLGPAVGAIAAGNAVVLKPSEIAPASSRLMAELVPRYLDNDAIAVVEGDGAVSQQLIAQGLDRVMFTGGTEIGRKVYEGAAPHLTPVTLELGGKSPVIVAADADVDVAAKRIGWIKLLNGGQTCVAPDYVLADAKIRDELVDKIGAALTKFQSKEPHGIRIVNRRQFDRISGYLSGNDGKVIVGGGCDPSTLRIEPTVVVDPDPDGPLMRNEIFGPILPVVTVQNLDDAIRFVNSRPKPLSAYLFTKSRETRERVIKEVPAGGMLVNHLAFQVSTAKLPFGGVGASGMGAYHGRYGFEEFSHRKSVLTKPTRPDLSSFIYPPYTERAFKMARRMF; this is translated from the coding sequence ATGACCACCGAATCGGTCGCACCGAAGACATCCGAGTCCACGGGCGGGTCCCCGGCGGCCGCGCCGGTCGACATCGCCGCGACGGTGGCCCGGCTCCGCAAAACCTTCGCCACCGGTCGCACCCGTGACATCGAGTGGCGCAAGCGGCAGTTGCTGCAGCTGCAAAAGTTGATGGAAGACAACGAGGCCGCGATCGGCGCCGCGCTCGCCGACGATCTGGACCGCAACCCCTTCGAGGCATATATCGCCGACGTCGCGACCACCGCCGGCGAAGCGAAGTACGCGGCCAAGCGTGTGCGCAGGTGGGCGCGCCGCAGGTACCAATTGCTCGAGCTGCCGCAGCTTCCCGGCCGCGGCTGGATCGAGTACGAGCCGTACGGCACCGTGCTGATCATCGGCGCCTGGAATTACCCGTTCTACCTGACGCTGGGTCCGGCGGTCGGGGCGATCGCCGCCGGAAACGCCGTCGTGCTCAAGCCCTCGGAAATCGCGCCCGCGTCGTCGCGGTTGATGGCCGAGCTGGTGCCTCGCTACCTCGACAACGACGCGATCGCGGTGGTCGAGGGCGACGGCGCGGTGAGCCAGCAGCTCATCGCGCAGGGCCTGGACCGCGTCATGTTCACCGGCGGCACCGAGATCGGCCGCAAGGTCTACGAAGGCGCGGCGCCGCACCTGACCCCGGTCACGCTCGAGCTTGGCGGCAAGAGCCCGGTGATCGTCGCGGCCGACGCCGATGTGGACGTCGCGGCCAAACGCATCGGCTGGATCAAACTGCTCAACGGCGGTCAGACCTGCGTTGCCCCCGACTATGTGCTGGCCGACGCGAAGATCCGCGACGAACTCGTGGACAAGATCGGCGCGGCCCTCACCAAGTTCCAGTCCAAGGAGCCGCACGGGATACGCATCGTCAACCGGCGCCAATTCGACCGCATCAGCGGCTACCTGTCGGGTAACGACGGCAAGGTCATCGTCGGCGGCGGCTGCGACCCGTCGACCCTGCGGATCGAACCGACCGTCGTCGTCGACCCCGACCCGGACGGGCCGCTGATGCGCAACGAGATCTTCGGTCCGATCCTGCCGGTGGTGACCGTCCAAAACCTGGACGACGCAATACGTTTCGTCAACTCGCGGCCCAAGCCGCTGTCGGCGTATCTGTTCACCAAGTCGCGCGAGACCCGCGAGCGGGTGATCAAGGAGGTGCCGGCCGGCGGCATGCTGGTCAACCACCTCGCCTTCCAGGTGTCGACGGCCAAGCTGCCGTTCGGCGGGGTCGGCGCGTCGGGCATGGGCGCCTACCACGGGCGCTATGGTTTCGAGGAGTTCAGCCACCGCAAGTCGGTGCTGACCAAGCCAACCCGCCCCGACCTGTCGAGCTTCATCTATCCGCCCTACACCGAACGGGCCTTCAAGATGGCCCGCAGAATGTTCTGA
- a CDS encoding PE family protein, translating to MTYVLTQPPIIASAAADVTAIGSAINAANETAAGATTGVVAAAGDEVSAMTATLFNAYAQEYQALVKQTAVFHDGFAAALAGAGSAYTEAEIAASGALGGLAAPAEALLAPSTAGAAGVAAANAATAEPVAISLILGASGVPIPSLSYVAEAYGKYISPFFTTANLQAVFTPEGLYPITGIKDLTLNISVDRGLTILNNALIGPSGQITLGNTPVNVFGYSQGAILAALELPQLAAAHIPTSAVNFVLVGNEMTPNGGLLARFPDLNIPSLGLPFYGGMASNTGYTVINNTLEYDGFADFPQYPIDFLSDLNAVAGIVFVHPTYLTISQAQIESAITLPTSPGYNGGTVYHMIPTQNLPLLDPLRAIPYVGNPLANLLQPDLRYLVNWGYGDPAYGWSTGPANVTTPFGLFPPLAATAALPGDLLSGAQQGIVAAANTLSAQGLPSLPDLSGISHALTSNLAAPGALALPTGTSVVSALDGAISGIQAANTALVNDIASAASTAYATLLPTADIATALTTTLPSYDANLFLNGISQAIGGQPIQGLINAIGDPIAANVGLGTVSGGVEFLIFVLALQTILTGAPHPTP from the coding sequence ATGACATACGTCCTCACGCAACCACCGATAATCGCGTCGGCGGCCGCGGACGTGACGGCCATCGGTTCGGCGATCAACGCGGCCAACGAGACCGCGGCGGGCGCGACAACCGGTGTGGTGGCCGCGGCCGGCGACGAGGTCTCGGCGATGACGGCGACGCTGTTCAACGCTTACGCCCAGGAGTACCAGGCGCTCGTCAAACAGACGGCGGTGTTTCACGACGGGTTCGCTGCGGCGTTGGCCGGCGCCGGGAGCGCCTACACGGAGGCCGAGATCGCGGCCTCGGGCGCGCTCGGCGGACTCGCCGCGCCGGCCGAGGCCCTGTTGGCGCCGTCGACCGCCGGTGCCGCGGGGGTAGCGGCGGCCAACGCGGCCACGGCGGAACCCGTTGCCATTTCTTTGATCTTGGGTGCCAGCGGCGTGCCGATCCCGTCGCTAAGCTACGTGGCCGAGGCTTACGGCAAATACATTTCCCCGTTTTTCACCACCGCCAATTTGCAAGCCGTATTCACTCCCGAGGGGTTATATCCGATCACCGGCATCAAGGACCTGACCTTGAACATATCGGTGGACCGGGGCCTGACGATCCTCAACAACGCCCTCATCGGACCCAGTGGACAGATCACGCTGGGAAACACCCCGGTCAACGTTTTCGGCTATTCGCAGGGCGCCATCCTCGCCGCGCTGGAACTGCCGCAGCTCGCCGCCGCCCACATACCGACTTCGGCCGTAAACTTCGTGCTGGTCGGCAACGAGATGACGCCCAACGGCGGCCTGCTCGCGCGCTTCCCCGACCTGAACATTCCGAGTCTGGGCCTGCCCTTCTACGGCGGGATGGCGTCAAATACCGGGTACACGGTTATCAATAACACGCTCGAATACGACGGCTTTGCCGATTTTCCGCAGTACCCGATCGACTTCCTCTCCGACCTCAATGCCGTTGCGGGCATCGTGTTCGTGCACCCCACATATCTCACCATTTCGCAAGCACAGATCGAATCGGCCATTACCCTGCCGACGTCCCCGGGCTACAACGGCGGCACCGTCTACCACATGATTCCGACCCAGAACCTGCCGCTGCTGGACCCGTTGCGCGCAATTCCGTACGTCGGGAACCCGCTCGCCAACCTGCTCCAGCCGGACTTGCGGTACCTGGTCAACTGGGGCTACGGCGACCCGGCCTATGGCTGGTCGACGGGACCGGCGAATGTGACCACGCCGTTCGGCCTGTTCCCGCCGCTCGCCGCGACCGCCGCGCTGCCCGGCGACCTGCTCAGCGGGGCCCAGCAGGGAATCGTCGCCGCCGCCAATACCTTGTCCGCACAGGGCCTCCCGTCGCTGCCGGACCTGTCGGGCATATCGCACGCGCTCACGTCGAACCTCGCGGCGCCCGGCGCGCTGGCCCTGCCCACCGGAACGTCCGTGGTCTCCGCGCTCGACGGCGCCATCTCGGGCATCCAGGCGGCGAACACCGCGCTCGTCAACGACATCGCGTCCGCGGCCTCGACGGCGTACGCGACCCTGCTTCCGACGGCGGACATCGCCACCGCCCTCACCACCACTCTGCCGTCGTATGACGCCAACCTGTTCCTGAACGGGATTTCGCAAGCGATCGGTGGCCAGCCCATTCAGGGGCTCATCAACGCGATCGGCGATCCGATTGCCGCCAATGTCGGGCTGGGCACGGTCTCCGGCGGTGTCGAGTTCTTGATCTTCGTGCTCGCACTTCAAACCATCTTGACCGGCGCACCGCACCCGACGCCCTGA
- a CDS encoding class I SAM-dependent methyltransferase, whose translation MRTHDDTWDIKTSVGSTAVMVAAARAVETERPDALIRDPYARLLVTNAGAGVLWEAMLDPAIAAKVEALDADSAAQLEHMRGYQAVRTNFFDTYFADAVADGIRQVVILASGLDSRAYRLDWPAGTVVYEIDQPQVLAYKSTTLAENGATPSADRREVAIDLRQDWPAALRAAGFDPTARTAWLAEGLLMYLPAEAQDRLFTLVGELSPAGSRVSAETAPAHADERRQQMRERFRKVADELGLEETVDVGELMYRDDHRADVAEWLNNHGWRARAQRSADEMRRLGRWIENVPLADDKDAFSEFVIAERF comes from the coding sequence CTGCGCACCCACGACGACACCTGGGACATCAAGACCAGCGTCGGCAGCACCGCCGTGATGGTGGCCGCGGCCCGGGCCGTCGAAACCGAGCGGCCCGACGCGCTCATCCGCGACCCGTACGCGCGACTCCTGGTCACCAACGCCGGTGCCGGCGTCCTGTGGGAGGCCATGCTCGACCCGGCGATTGCCGCCAAGGTCGAAGCGCTCGACGCCGACTCCGCGGCCCAGCTCGAGCACATGCGTGGTTATCAGGCGGTGCGGACGAACTTCTTCGACACGTACTTCGCCGACGCCGTCGCCGACGGGATCCGGCAGGTGGTGATTCTGGCGTCGGGTCTCGATTCGCGCGCCTACCGGCTGGACTGGCCGGCCGGCACCGTCGTGTACGAGATCGACCAGCCCCAGGTGCTGGCGTACAAATCCACCACGCTGGCGGAAAACGGCGCGACTCCTTCGGCCGATCGCCGCGAGGTGGCCATCGACCTGCGCCAGGACTGGCCGGCCGCGCTGCGCGCCGCCGGCTTTGACCCGACGGCGCGGACGGCCTGGCTAGCCGAGGGCCTGCTGATGTACCTGCCCGCCGAGGCGCAGGACCGGTTGTTCACCCTGGTCGGTGAGCTGAGCCCCGCCGGAAGCCGGGTCTCGGCGGAAACCGCGCCGGCGCATGCCGACGAGCGTCGGCAGCAGATGCGCGAGCGGTTCAGGAAGGTGGCCGACGAGCTGGGATTGGAGGAGACCGTCGACGTCGGGGAGCTGATGTATCGCGACGACCACCGGGCGGACGTCGCGGAATGGCTCAACAACCACGGCTGGCGGGCTCGGGCGCAGCGATCGGCCGACGAGATGCGCCGACTGGGCCGCTGGATTGAGAATGTGCCGCTCGCCGACGACAAGGACGCGTTCTCCGAGTTTGTCATCGCGGAGCGGTTCTAG
- a CDS encoding SAM-dependent methyltransferase, with product MVALARAAETASADPLIRDQFAQVLVSTPELEGVREQVAAWWAPEPDDDSDFAPDSQNMIDYQAVRTHFFDAYFADATQASGAGIRQVVILAAGLDSRAYRLDWPADTVVYEIDLPKVLEYKAETLAAHGATPTADRRPVPVDLRHDWPQALRDAGFDATRPTAWLAEGLLPFLPAAAQEAMFASIDELSGPGSRVAVEIFGVDEEKRREAEQKWQELRAKREARGQDTSFNPFDLWFDDGDRADCADWFGGHGWTVRTVNAREEALRLGRAPQPEERPFTNSFVTATKS from the coding sequence ATGGTCGCGCTGGCCCGCGCCGCCGAGACGGCCAGCGCCGACCCGCTCATCCGGGACCAGTTCGCCCAGGTGCTGGTGTCCACTCCCGAACTCGAGGGGGTTCGGGAGCAGGTCGCCGCGTGGTGGGCCCCCGAGCCGGACGACGACTCGGATTTCGCCCCCGACTCGCAGAACATGATCGACTACCAGGCGGTGCGCACGCATTTCTTCGACGCGTACTTCGCCGACGCCACTCAAGCCTCTGGGGCCGGCATCCGCCAGGTCGTGATCCTGGCCGCCGGCCTGGATTCGCGCGCCTACCGGCTGGATTGGCCGGCCGACACCGTCGTCTACGAGATCGATCTGCCCAAGGTGCTGGAATACAAGGCCGAGACGCTCGCCGCCCACGGCGCCACGCCGACCGCCGACCGGCGGCCGGTGCCGGTCGACCTGCGCCACGACTGGCCCCAAGCGTTGCGCGACGCCGGTTTCGACGCGACCCGCCCGACGGCCTGGCTGGCCGAAGGGCTGTTGCCGTTCCTGCCGGCGGCGGCGCAGGAAGCCATGTTCGCCTCGATCGACGAGCTGAGCGGGCCGGGCAGCCGGGTCGCGGTTGAAATCTTCGGGGTCGACGAGGAGAAGCGCCGCGAGGCCGAGCAGAAGTGGCAGGAGCTGCGGGCCAAGCGCGAGGCGCGCGGCCAAGACACCTCGTTCAACCCCTTCGACCTCTGGTTTGACGACGGGGACCGCGCGGACTGTGCCGACTGGTTCGGCGGGCACGGCTGGACCGTGCGCACCGTGAATGCGCGCGAGGAGGCGCTGCGACTGGGCCGCGCGCCGCAGCCGGAGGAGCGGCCGTTTACCAACAGCTTCGTGACGGCAACCAAATCCTGA